DNA from Leptospira langatensis:
AGAAAGAATGGAAAAGAAGATTTGCGACATTCAAAACAGTTGGAAGAATAAGCCAAAACCATGAATAACATACGGAAAGTTCCAATGCAATGTTCTTTCCTGATCGACTGATAAAAAAGGAAGAAACCTTTCCTTGGACAAAAAGTTTTTTCAACTTACCTTCTATAATATACTCGCAAACCTCACTGTTCCTTTGACTGGACTGGCCGACACCGCAATCTTAGGACAACTCGAGACTCATACATTTATGGCGGGGGTCGCCCTATCTAACGTACTATTCGATTATCTATTCTGGGGATTCTCATTCTTAAGGATGAGCACCACCGGACTCACCGCACAGGCCGAAGGAAACAGGAATACAATAGAATCTTTTCAGATACTTCTCCGCTCCTTAGTAGTCGCGAGCCTGGCAGGTTTTCTTTTACTCCTTCTGAAATATCTTATAGGAGAGATCGGTTTCTCGTTTCTACAAGGAGAAGAAGAAGTAAAGGCCTCCGGTTACGAATACTTTCATTCCCGTATTTGGAGTGCACCGGGAGTTCTTTGCAATTTTGTGCTCATGGGTTGGTTTTTAGGAAGAAGCAAGAGCGGTATTGTTCTTGCTGCTACCATCCTTGCAAACCTATCCAATTTCCTTTTGAACATCTGGTTCGTTCTCTACTTACATTGGAATTCGGCAGGAGCAGGATATGCGACTACGATCAGCCAATATATCATGCTGATCTTCTTTTTAATTCCCCTAACGAAAGAAAGGACCAGATTAGGGGAAGTATATGATAAAATTAGAATATTCTCCTTATCGGGGTTTAGATCCTTATTGTCCTTGAATTCGGATATTTTGATGCGAACCCTTCTTCTGATCAGTACCTTTAGTCTTTTTAGAAATTACAGCTCCGGCTTGGGATCTGAGGTTCTCGCGGCAAACGCGATCCTACACGAGCTTATTCTTGTCGGAGCGTTTTGGATAGATGGCGCAGCAGTCGCTACGGAGACGATCTCCGGAACTCTAAAAGGGAACAAGGACTTCGAAGGATTAAAAAGGATCCTGAAACTCGGGATTATCTCCGGATTTGCGATCTCCTTTTTCTTTTGCTTCTTGTTCTTAGGATTTTCAGAAAGAATGTTCGGGCTCTTCAGTAAATCCAAACAAGTAGTATTCTTAGCACAAGAATATGGGTATTGGATCCTGCCGGTCTTACTCTTGGGGGCGACCGCATTTATCTTTGACGGATTCTTTTTAGGAATGTCTGAGGGAAAGACTCTCAGGAACAGTATGGTCGTTAGCTCTTTAGTCTTCTTTCTTCCGATCGCCTATTGGGGAAAGTTAGAAGCAAGCAACCATATCCTTTGGCTCTCCCTGACTTCTTATATGTTCGGTAGGACTCTAACGCTTGGAATCATCGCATATAAAAAATTCTTTGTAAGAAAAGCGCTCAGTTTGTAGAGAGGTCTGTTCCTTTTGGCAAGAGGGTCACTTCTATCTCCGCAGGAAGAGGCCTCCAAAAATCCGAATCCTTTGCCTTAAATAGAATAGGAGAAGGGAGATTATTCCATCCTTCGCTACGATACAGATCCACTACATCTTCTCCTTTTTGATACGAGCGAGAAGACTCGATTTTTTCGGGTTTGATAGAAGAGATCGGAACCCAACCGAACCCTGGAATATATAGATCCAGAGTATCCGTAAAGGAAGGTTTAGAAGGATTAGAAAAAGATAATGTTTTAACCGGGCGGATCGGGATCCCGGAATCCAATAAGGATTTTTTCAGTCCGTCCCAATCAGAACGGAATAGCCTTGCATCAAATATCTTATCTATGAAATAATTCCCAGCCTTATCTTTTACGGAGACCTTGTTCTTAACAAAGGGTGAAAGATCTACGGGAATTTCTTCCTTCTTCTTCAAGAAATCGTCCAAAACGTAAAACCTTACGTTCGTAGTTCTTGCTTCAAAATGATATTCCAGTGTTTGAGCGCCTTTCGGATCATCTATACCGAGCTTCTTTGATAAGGCTCGAGTCCCCATTACCATGTCTCCCCTGAACTTGGGATCCTTGGTCTTTAGATTTCGGATCCTTTGGTGTTCCGTAGTTGGCGGAGGAAGAAGCCCTACGACTCCTCCTACGAGACTTGCCTCATCCAAGGAATACTTGATCTTAACGTTTACCAAATACGTGGACTCTCCGGAAGAAAGGAAACGATCTGTTTCCACAAAGGAAACCTTCTTAACCTCTCTGCTGGTACGATCCACCACATAAATACGACTTCCTACAATCGCGATCCCTCGAATATCCTTAGAAGGAGAACGAATGGAACCAGTGATCTTTCCGCTGTTTGGATCATATCTGTAAACATTTCCGTCAGAAGAATCCGTGATCCATAGACTATCTCTTGCAAAGCAAATATCCTTCGGTTCGGATCGATCCGTTAAGAAGCCCCCTAAAAAAGTCTGAGACCCTTTATCGTAAACGGTTACCTTTCCCGAATCGGCATCCAGGATATATAAGTAATTTTGAAAGTTCGCAATGCCGCCTATCTTATCTATAGGGACTTGGATCCTCTCCGTAACCCCTCCCGTATTCGGCTCCACTTTCAAGACCACTCTCTTGCTGGCCACGAATACTCTTCCTTCTCTTGGATCGAAATTCAAACCGGCAATGAACGGAATACCCAAATTATAAGCTTCTTGTCTGCCCGCAGGATCCACCTTGATAATGGCTCTTCTCTTACTATCCGCGAACCAGAAATTAGTCCCATCATACGAGAGTCCGTACGGACTCTCGGTGAGTTGAATGTCTATGTCTGTCTCTTCTTGTGCTTGAGCGATCGGACTAGTGAATAGAAAGATAGAAAATAAGATCGGATATGTAAGTATTCTTTTCATCGGTTCAGTAAATTGAGTAGACCATGCCAAAGTTCTTCTCCCAAACTCGGCTGCAGTCCGGCAGAGGTAACAACTGTAATGGGTGAGATCGGAAAGATAAGTACCAAAGATAGTAATATACTCCATCCGAAAATCTTGCGGTATTTATCCAAAGGAGAAGGGCCATCCGGAATATAAGGATGTTCCACTCGGATAAAGTAATAGATGAGTAATCCCCAAACAATCCACGAATAATTCCAGATCGCAAGCAGCAGAAAGGCGGAAAATAAATAATAGATCCACCTTCTGTATTTCTCTCCTACAAGAGAGTAGATCACATGTCCTCCATCTAGTTGCCCAAACGGAAGAAGGTTCAGCGCAGTGATCAATAGACCCACCCAGCCTGCAAACGCTAGAGGATGATATTCCACGCTGAACAAATTCGGATCATACGGCCCTAGGATCTGCTGAGATGCGAAATATACAAAGACGCTATTCCCAAAACGGATATCCACGAGATCCGAATTAGAAAGAAGGACCGAAGTCCTCTCAGCAAAAGAAACCAGTGTAGAATATTTCAGACCGATCCATAGACAAGGAATGGATAGAACCAAACTCATTGCAGGTCCCCAAACACCGATATCGAAGAGTTGCACCTTATTTCGGATCGGTTCTTGGATCTTGATCACCGCCCCCATCGTCCCCACTGGAGCAAATGGTACCGGAAGAAAATAAGGAAGAGTGGAACGGATCCCATAGAATTTCGCTGCCAGATAATGCCCCATCTCATGACAGAGAATAATGAACAAAAGAGAAACTGAATATGGCCATTGAGCCGAGAAAACACGGGCAATCGTCTCCGAACTTTCGAACGGGATCGTGAAGATCGTATCTTGGAAAGTAAGAGTTAAGAAGGTCAGAAAGAATAATAAAATATGCAATCCGTACTTGGGTCTGCTCAATGCTCTAATCCGTTTTCCTCTAGAATATATCTCGAATAGACTCTCAAAACGATTCCTCCTTTACAGACCGACCGGAAGCCTCAGGCTTATTCATAATTACATTTCAGGATCTTTTCGATCCTCATTCCCTAGGATAAGACATTGTTCGAGAATATCAAAGCGATCCGAAAAAACGATCCCGCCGCAAAATCATATATCGAGATCATAGTCTGTTATCCTGGTTTGCATGCGCTTTGGTTCCATTCAATCGCGCATTTACTATATCGGATCGGACTTCCCTTAATCCCAAGGATGATCAATACATTCGCTAGGTTTTTGACCGGTGTCGATATTCACCCGGGTGCGAAAATTGCTCCAGGAATTTTTATAGATCACGGCCAAGGAGTTGTGATCGGGGAGACGGCCGAAATAGCAAAAGGCTGTCTGATCCTACAAGGGGTCACACTCGGAGGAACGGGAAAAGAAAGCGGCAAACGGCATCCCACTCTAAAAGAGAACGTGGTCGTCGGAGCAGGAGCCAAGATCCTAGGGAATATCGTCATCGAGACAAATGTGCGTATCGGCGCCGGTTCCGTGGTACTCAGGGACGTTCCTCCGGATTGCACTGTAGTTGGTGTTCCAGGCAAAGTAGTACGATCTAAGATCGATTTCGGAAAAGAAGGAGAAAGAATGCTAGATCACGGAGAACTTCCGGATCCAGTGGCCAGGGTCTTCTCCATTCTTGTGGAAAAAGTAGATACTTTGCAGAAAGAAGTAAACGAACTCTATGCGAGAGTCAATCTTTCCGAGAAAAAACCTGCCGAAAAGAAAGGAGATGATGAATTGAACGAATTCATCCATGGCGACGGAATTTAATTTCCAAACCAATTGTTTCGGATTTTTTTTGACAAGCTGTCTTGGCCCTTTAAGATTGCGCTACAATAAATATACGATTAGCATCGTCCTCGAGGGGTTATGAGATCCAAATTCTTTTCCGTTCTATTCTGCCTAACGCTGGGAGTCCTGGTTGCGATTTCCAATTGCAATCTTCTCGTAAACCATAACGATCTGTGTGCAAGTGACCTAAAGAATTACGACGAGTGTTTCACTCTACTATTAGCTACGGATGCCGGCTGCGGACAAGGGGTTGGGATCTGTACTCCTGCCTATGTTCAATTGGCAAAGACGATTTGCGACAATCGAATGAAGATCCAGGGTTGCCGAGCGAGCAGCAAGCCGTAAGCTTTTCGGGAACGATCCCAAACTGACTCATTGACTCCCTGATCCAAAAGTTCTCTATTGTAGAACGCTTTAGGGAGAAGAAACAAAAAAGCCTCCGAGATCGGAGGCTTTTCCATTTTAAGGTCTAAGATAAAACTCTTATTTTTTAGGAATGAAACAATCCACTCCGTCTTCTTTGAGTTTGGATTTCAAGATATCGGCTTTTGCTCTATCAGTGAAATCTCCCATTTGAAGAACGAACATGCCGTCTCTTTCGAACAAGTAAACCTTCTCACCGTATTCTGCAGAAAGGTTCTTTCTATAATCTTCTGCCAAGCGGCTATTTCTGAAAACCCCTACTTGGACCGTTTGTCCTTTAGGAGCTCCTTTTACTAACGGTGCCGGAGTAGCGACTTTCTTAGGGGTCAACTTTTCAGGTTTATTATTATCTTTTAATAAAGCGTCTTCGTCGTCCAGACCTTCCATGTCTTCGGATTCAGCGGCGCCCGAGCCTCTGCTTACTACAGTCAAACCGACTCTGGCAATCCCAACGTCTTTGAATTCCAAAGAGTCGGCTGCTTTCTCGGATAAGTCGATGATCCTGTCTTTTACGAAAGGTCCACGGTCGTTTACTTTCACTAAGACCTCTTTATCGTTCTCGAGATTCTTTACCCGAACTACGGAACCAAGAGGAAGATTTGGGTGAGCGGCAGTCAATTTGGTCTTATCGAAGATCTCACCGCTAGCAGTCGGCTTTCCTTGGAACTTAGAACCGTACCAAGAAGAATAACCAACTTCGTCGAACTCTCCCGTATTGCTTTGTTGTCTAGGAGGGGTCGTAGCCTTGACCGGCTTATTATCCGCTAAAAGATCGTCTAGTCCTCTTTGGCTCGAGGAATTTTTTGCCAGGAGTAGGTCTTTCTTTGACTCCTGGTCCATAGGAGCGATTTCCTTCTCGAAGAAAATCTCGGATGGATCTCCGGAAGCGCTGATGCTTCTCCGAGTTTCGGAAGATGCGCATGCCGTTACTGTTATCAGTGCAAAGATAGCGGCTATCTGTTTCATTTCTTGGACCTCTGTCTCTATGGTTTATTTTCGGAGGATTTTGAATTTTTCCTGAAGTTTTTTTCAGGTTGTATTCTATGGAAATTCGGTCGATATTCCTCTTATGGCCGAAGCCGATATCAAAAGAAAGTTCAACGAAGCTCTCAAATTCGAGAAGGAAGGTAAGATCTCCCAAGCGGCTAAGGTATACATAGAGATCTTGGGAATGAATCCCAAATTCCAAAAGGCTTACTTGAACCTAGGAGCCCTGTATTCTCGGACTGGAGACTCCGAAAAAGCCATCAAGACCTACCAAAAGGCCTTGGATTTAGGAAAGACCCCCGAATTATATTATAATTTAGGCGTAGAGCTATATAGACTCGGAAGCCTGGACGCCGCAGTAAAAGCCTTAAAGAGTTCTCTCGAGTTAAACAAACGATACCTGAATTCCCATCTCCTGCTTGCGTATTGCTACAAGCAATTGGAGAGACCCGAAAAATCGGAACTCTACTTAAAAAATGCGATCAAGATAGATCCGAAAAATAAAACCGCGCATGCGGCCCTGGCCACCATCTATTTCGATACGGAAAAATGGGAACAGGCGCTAGAGGCAGCCAATCTTGCTCTTCAGATCAATCCGAACGATGCGAGAATGGAGATCCTTCTCACGGATCTCCATGTCAAACTCGGAAATTATAAACAGTCTTTCGAGGCCCTAAAGAAAGTCACCACGAGCGCTCCCGGTTTCGTTCAATTCACGGACTCGATCAAGACCGCAAAGCAGAACCCGAAAAAAGAAGATAAACTTTTCTTCGATAATTTGGAAGTACTCACCCGTAAAAAGCTGAACGAGTTCAAAGATAAGCTAACCATGTCCAAGGAAAGTCCTGAGGATTTTGAAGCTCCCCAAGCCCAGGACGCGCTTGATCTTTCCCTCATGTATTTGTTCCATGGAGATACGGAACGTGCCTTAAAGTACCTGCTCTATGCTCAAAAAAATCTGCAAGAAAATCCTGCGTCCGAAGCTTCTTAATAGGAGCGCAAATCTAGTTCTATTGTTAGGGCTACTCTCCGCCTGCCAATATCCGATCCGAGATCACGAAAGAATAGAAAGCGATCCATATTTCGTATATCTTCCCGCTACGGATTATACCCAGGAAAAAGTGGAATCCGTCCAGACTCCTTGGGCCGCCAAGTCTCATAGAGGGAAGGCGATCCTTGCTCCTGATAAAAACAATCTAGGGATCCTATTCGTTCGGAACTCACTCTTGGATGATGCGGAGGCAGAGTTTATCTCCGCCCAGAAACTTCTTCCGAACAATCCGGTCCCTTCTCTCAATCTATTACGTTTATATTATATATTGGATGATATTTCGGACGCGAAGAAATTCATGGAGGACTTTCTAAAACAAAATCCTCCTCTCGAAAGAAAGAAATTCGAGAACCTACTCATAGGATCCAATAGGGAAGAGGAACTTGTTATTTTCAGAGACGCTCTTTCCACCATTCCAGGACAAGAATTGTATGCTTGGGAAGGGCTCGCAGATTATTTCTTCACTAAACAAGAATGGTCTAAGAGCTATTTCTATTTAGAGAAGATCCTGCAACAGAGTCCCTATCATAAGAACGCAAGAGGGCTCATGGTGAAGATGGCCAATATTCTGGAAAAATGGGACGATGTTCTGGTTTTTGGGCTCAGCCTTACAGGAACAGGAGAAAGAGTCCCAGAGCTTGAATACTATATGGCCCATGCTTACTATGAGAAGAGACGCTATTCCGAAGCTTTGGAGTGGATCCAAAAAGCTCCCGAATCCGAAAAGGAATCCATCGTCTTTTTAGAACTCTGGAAATCCTGTTTACTCGCCAAGAATCCGAGAGCGGATGTTTCTCCTCTTCTCCCTTATTTTAGAAAATTGAAAAGTAAGGGAGTGCAATTCTCAGAAGAAGATTTTTTTCCCACCCTCACTCCGGAAGGAAAAGAGGCAATGGATAGAAATATCTTTGGTCGTTAATAATCCGTATTTGTAAGTTCCCAGGTCTTCATCGCTCTCAAAAAAGAAATAGGGGAATGAGTTCGGATCATAGGAACTCCCTTGGTCCAGAGATACATCTCAGCGATGACGGTTGGGATCTCCCTTTCTTCCACAGACAAACCCCCGAGTCCATTTCCTAAGAAAGATTTCTTAGTCACGGAAACCATGAGGCTAGGAAACTCATCTAGTATCCGATCGATTCTAGAAAGAACAGAGAAGCTGACCTTAAAATCCGGACTTAAGAAAAAGCCCATGCCAGGATCAAGAATGATCTTTTCCTCGGACACGCCCAGAGCCTGAAAGGCCTCTTTTCTTTCCCGAAAGAAATCGAGTACCCGGAACAATACTGTTTGAGGAGTCAGATCAGAAGATCGATCCGCTTTATCCCCATGATCTTGGGAGAACATAGCAATGTACTTGGTGGGAAGATGAGAGAATTCTTTTACCAGTCTTAGGCTTTCTTCGTCTACAAATCCGCGGATATTGTTGATATAGTCCACGCCGGACTCTAAAGCCTTTCGCATCACGTACGGACGGAAAGTATCGATGGAGATCGAAACCTTCTGCTTTTTTAATTCTTGGATCAGGCCCTGCATTCTTTCCCATTCCAATTCTTGCGAGATCGGGGCGGCCTTCACATTGGAGGACTGGGCGCCGATATCGATCACGTCGGCCCCTTCTTCCAAGAGGGATCTTGCCTTGGCTAGCGCCTGGTCCTCTTGGAGATATTTTCCCCCATCCGAGAAAGAGTCCGAAGTAATATTCAAAACGCCGAATAGGATGGGTCTTGGAGGCAGAATCCTGGGCGGATTTCCATCCTTAAGAAGGGGTTCAGACTTAGTTTCCATCTTGATACTTACGGTCCTTCTTCCGATACTAAAACCAAATGCTGGAAAATCCAGGGATTTTCTCCGAGTAAAGGATCGCCGATGTTTTTTTCCAATCTCCAGAATCCGAGCAACGCGAGATCGCGAAATCTTCTATATTCTATCCTCGCCGGAATTCTTTTCATTTCCTTTCTTCCCTCGGATAGAGAGGCGCAGCCTATTCCTAGTCTCTTGGAAAGAAATTTCGGATCTCCTCTGAACACTCAGAATGACGAGTACAATCCGATCATCAGTCCTGATGGAAGATACTTAGTATTCCAATCCAATCGCCCGGGCGGAGAAGGAGAATCGGATCTATGGCTTTCCGAAAATGCAAACTATAAGAAAAGGGATGGAGAAGCGGATTGGAGAAAGCCGGTAAACTTGAACCAAGATATTTGGGAAAGGAATAAGAACGAACTCCCAGCCGGAGAAAAGAAATCCAAGCTATTCAATACGGATAAATTCGAAGGAGGGATCTCCATTCGTTTCGACGAATCCGGAAATCCTCTAGAGATCTTTCTCACTTCCGTTCGCAATGTAAGAGCGGATAGAGAAGGTCTGGATGCATTAGATATTTATTATACAAAACGTGACGATAAGACAAAACGCTGGAGCGATCTTATAGGGATCCCCGAGATCAATTCTAACTTTAACGAAAAAATGCCCGCGATCTCTCCCGACGGAAAGTATCTGGTTTTCTCTTCCGATCGCCCAGGCGGATCCGGAGAATACGATCTTTGGATCAGTCATAGAAATATTTCTACAAGTACTTGGTCTTCTCCGATCAATATGGGCTCTGAAGTGAACTCTAAATCCAGCGAGATCCTTCCTTATATTCATCCAGATGGAGAACAACTCTTCTTTTCCACAAATAGGGAGAACGATAGAAAGAAGTTTTCTTTGTTTAGGGTTTTCTTGAATCTCCCCGGCGATTCGGATACGGAAGATCCAGAAGATACATTAACTACCGGAAAAACAAATCTGCCTTATCCTGTTCCGGACCCGGGAAGCTTAGAGAAACTTCCACATCCTTTCAATTTAGAAAATTCCGAGGGAATCGATTCCGAAGGGATTTCCTTCGACCAGGAAGGGGTTTGGGCCTATATTTCCTCCAATCGAATGGGAGGATTGGGCCAATACGATATCTATCGCTTTCAAGTCCCGGAGAATATGAGGAACTCTTACGATGTTTCCTTCCAAGGATTGGTCTTGGACGGTTCCGAGCCGACTATGATCGGATTGGATGCAACAATCAAGATCATCGATACGGTT
Protein-coding regions in this window:
- a CDS encoding OmpA family protein, which gives rise to MFFSNLQNPSNARSRNLLYSILAGILFISFLPSDREAQPIPSLLERNFGSPLNTQNDEYNPIISPDGRYLVFQSNRPGGEGESDLWLSENANYKKRDGEADWRKPVNLNQDIWERNKNELPAGEKKSKLFNTDKFEGGISIRFDESGNPLEIFLTSVRNVRADREGLDALDIYYTKRDDKTKRWSDLIGIPEINSNFNEKMPAISPDGKYLVFSSDRPGGSGEYDLWISHRNISTSTWSSPINMGSEVNSKSSEILPYIHPDGEQLFFSTNRENDRKKFSLFRVFLNLPGDSDTEDPEDTLTTGKTNLPYPVPDPGSLEKLPHPFNLENSEGIDSEGISFDQEGVWAYISSNRMGGLGQYDIYRFQVPENMRNSYDVSFQGLVLDGSEPTMIGLDATIKIIDTVGPPRTITSRRIGGDLSKGNPTNFKTVLKTGRLYKVEISSPGFYPTEDKLDLRGNVERNKKIYKTYVLLPIKDEEKGKVTSVTGDAKGLNVAVLDATTKEPIPGALATVFTPKNRQGEALKYDGSSRNFHFEMIPDTDFEIFAKAEKYISESVNVIRKDLKPGSTITIFLRKESDVPVVLSTKLYFEFNKTDITDAHSKQLDLIVDYLKKNPSDKIEIGGHTDNIASKEYNTRLSGNRARKVYDYIRSKGIQATRLKTRAYWYSRPDFDNSTENGRAKNRRVDFRKL
- a CDS encoding tetratricopeptide repeat protein, which codes for MLKKICKKILRPKLLNRSANLVLLLGLLSACQYPIRDHERIESDPYFVYLPATDYTQEKVESVQTPWAAKSHRGKAILAPDKNNLGILFVRNSLLDDAEAEFISAQKLLPNNPVPSLNLLRLYYILDDISDAKKFMEDFLKQNPPLERKKFENLLIGSNREEELVIFRDALSTIPGQELYAWEGLADYFFTKQEWSKSYFYLEKILQQSPYHKNARGLMVKMANILEKWDDVLVFGLSLTGTGERVPELEYYMAHAYYEKRRYSEALEWIQKAPESEKESIVFLELWKSCLLAKNPRADVSPLLPYFRKLKSKGVQFSEEDFFPTLTPEGKEAMDRNIFGR
- a CDS encoding MATE family efflux transporter, with protein sequence MDKKFFQLTFYNILANLTVPLTGLADTAILGQLETHTFMAGVALSNVLFDYLFWGFSFLRMSTTGLTAQAEGNRNTIESFQILLRSLVVASLAGFLLLLLKYLIGEIGFSFLQGEEEVKASGYEYFHSRIWSAPGVLCNFVLMGWFLGRSKSGIVLAATILANLSNFLLNIWFVLYLHWNSAGAGYATTISQYIMLIFFLIPLTKERTRLGEVYDKIRIFSLSGFRSLLSLNSDILMRTLLLISTFSLFRNYSSGLGSEVLAANAILHELILVGAFWIDGAAVATETISGTLKGNKDFEGLKRILKLGIISGFAISFFFCFLFLGFSERMFGLFSKSKQVVFLAQEYGYWILPVLLLGATAFIFDGFFLGMSEGKTLRNSMVVSSLVFFLPIAYWGKLEASNHILWLSLTSYMFGRTLTLGIIAYKKFFVRKALSL
- the folP gene encoding dihydropteroate synthase, which encodes METKSEPLLKDGNPPRILPPRPILFGVLNITSDSFSDGGKYLQEDQALAKARSLLEEGADVIDIGAQSSNVKAAPISQELEWERMQGLIQELKKQKVSISIDTFRPYVMRKALESGVDYINNIRGFVDEESLRLVKEFSHLPTKYIAMFSQDHGDKADRSSDLTPQTVLFRVLDFFRERKEAFQALGVSEEKIILDPGMGFFLSPDFKVSFSVLSRIDRILDEFPSLMVSVTKKSFLGNGLGGLSVEEREIPTVIAEMYLWTKGVPMIRTHSPISFLRAMKTWELTNTDY
- the cysE gene encoding serine O-acetyltransferase, giving the protein MFENIKAIRKNDPAAKSYIEIIVCYPGLHALWFHSIAHLLYRIGLPLIPRMINTFARFLTGVDIHPGAKIAPGIFIDHGQGVVIGETAEIAKGCLILQGVTLGGTGKESGKRHPTLKENVVVGAGAKILGNIVIETNVRIGAGSVVLRDVPPDCTVVGVPGKVVRSKIDFGKEGERMLDHGELPDPVARVFSILVEKVDTLQKEVNELYARVNLSEKKPAEKKGDDELNEFIHGDGI
- a CDS encoding tetratricopeptide repeat protein; protein product: MAEADIKRKFNEALKFEKEGKISQAAKVYIEILGMNPKFQKAYLNLGALYSRTGDSEKAIKTYQKALDLGKTPELYYNLGVELYRLGSLDAAVKALKSSLELNKRYLNSHLLLAYCYKQLERPEKSELYLKNAIKIDPKNKTAHAALATIYFDTEKWEQALEAANLALQINPNDARMEILLTDLHVKLGNYKQSFEALKKVTTSAPGFVQFTDSIKTAKQNPKKEDKLFFDNLEVLTRKKLNEFKDKLTMSKESPEDFEAPQAQDALDLSLMYLFHGDTERALKYLLYAQKNLQENPASEAS
- the mpl36 gene encoding RlpA family plasminogen-binding lipoprotein MPL36, translating into MKQIAAIFALITVTACASSETRRSISASGDPSEIFFEKEIAPMDQESKKDLLLAKNSSSQRGLDDLLADNKPVKATTPPRQQSNTGEFDEVGYSSWYGSKFQGKPTASGEIFDKTKLTAAHPNLPLGSVVRVKNLENDKEVLVKVNDRGPFVKDRIIDLSEKAADSLEFKDVGIARVGLTVVSRGSGAAESEDMEGLDDEDALLKDNNKPEKLTPKKVATPAPLVKGAPKGQTVQVGVFRNSRLAEDYRKNLSAEYGEKVYLFERDGMFVLQMGDFTDRAKADILKSKLKEDGVDCFIPKK
- a CDS encoding site-2 protease family protein, giving the protein MSRPKYGLHILLFFLTFLTLTFQDTIFTIPFESSETIARVFSAQWPYSVSLLFIILCHEMGHYLAAKFYGIRSTLPYFLPVPFAPVGTMGAVIKIQEPIRNKVQLFDIGVWGPAMSLVLSIPCLWIGLKYSTLVSFAERTSVLLSNSDLVDIRFGNSVFVYFASQQILGPYDPNLFSVEYHPLAFAGWVGLLITALNLLPFGQLDGGHVIYSLVGEKYRRWIYYLFSAFLLLAIWNYSWIVWGLLIYYFIRVEHPYIPDGPSPLDKYRKIFGWSILLSLVLIFPISPITVVTSAGLQPSLGEELWHGLLNLLNR